The following coding sequences lie in one Halorarum halophilum genomic window:
- a CDS encoding beta-galactosidase small subunit-related protein, with protein MSKDRSRPSATSHTSSPITTSRRTFLQATGLGALAAGTSSVGTAQSDGAPSSPETESGGPGRVGNISSYIEDPTVFEQGREPTHATAAIPYGSVRQARDSDERFTPLEERFAGSDYFRSLNGEWEFRFYERPDDRPGEYADGDWESIDVPSVWQTEGYDQYIYANTPITWTEYDPPLEGELDPRAEGGVDVPDTNPTGTYRRSFSVPDDWDGREVFLHFEGVKQAYFVWVDGEYVGFQQGPMTPGEFDITEHVSAGSDHEVTVQVYRFSDGEAIETIDMFRYAGIYRSVYLFSTPSVHLRDFHVRSGLDDDYEDGHLRIDAELANFTGEPQGSYTVRAHLFEGEEPSGPGASEDSSRDGPSDEPVATLSTTTTVGPDGDAVTMETDVRDPAKWSAEHPNLYTVVLELLPSGGSPTEAMLDKVGFRSFEATRGEPGARVLVNGEPVNVRGTNRHETDPDTGRTVPVETMRTDLELMKRFNLNAVRTSHYPNDPTFLRLADEYGVYVQDEVCVESHWFEDLLASTDAYHDQAVARFRRMLLRDRNHASIFSWSTGNEAGTGDEHLAMAALAADSPEHIPEDTSDVTGVGPVESYSGGVEGLAPDQLLYHQPNGGGWDVEYSDMLGPRYPDLDGLLSVADGSGIGDGERPVVMGEYNHAMGNSLGLVHRMWDEHIQPPVRRARDGTGEGPDGVLVGSPTVEAGREGGAVTLGDGDHIEVERADLDRSPSFTFAVTSTGVGPNTTRELLSAGGRDVLAVDQGRLVVGTGGRATSADLPGLSADEWHTLVLVVTDDGLRVYFDGERVVATDRAPRGFLRGRAPLRLGGAGPASDDGSGGEASITVDAVHAFDRALSAEEAADPASVEDGAVLRYTFDGLLRDRSLGGGFVWDWVNQDVTRTTTVDGESVEYGFYDGNPFCLNGLVWSDRRTQPELDQLKHSHQPVKVAPTGRLAEGDVYITNHFSFTDLSALDGRWELVADDETVDEGTLDLDLAPGETRRVSVPFESPEEPDPGVEYRLNVSFVDPEARAYAEAGHRVARDQLDVPVDAPDAPTVDPAELPALSTSEDDGSVGVAGDGFEYTFDRDAGTLSSMRYEGAELLDAGPLFDAWRAPIMNEVQAWGSEQASSWEEAGLDSLDHQVDSVNVSQPADALVRVDVTGFAQGRGPRTTLTTPDGTGGSDGIVHGDPERVDGRSGLALALDGEDDYVDAGSGSGVNFTSPGFTISATFGGVETGDHNPLVTKGDHQYGLKVNGSDFELFVYSDGWHTVRAPVPDDLGDDWHTLTGVCTADELRLYLDGEQVGSSAYEPSGVNGTEFPVHVGHNSENTGRYTATTIDSARLYDRALTADEVADGFDSPPESAVRWYEFDEFEESQSSERGAGFWTAYSYAVFGSGDVTVGVDADPNDELRRIVTDYLPKVGLRMELPEEFSEFEWYGRGPLETYPDRKWGVDVGRYAGSVEDQYVPYLPPTDNGNKADTRWAALSNGEVGLLGAATDESMNVNLEQWANLAEADYQHELEPRGSVGFDLDHRVSGVGGTPVEPYDEYQVQPEAATFEFHLRPFAAGEADPMDLANRRFPASHG; from the coding sequence ATGAGTAAGGATCGCTCGCGACCATCGGCCACATCGCACACGTCGTCGCCGATCACGACCTCCAGGCGCACGTTCCTCCAGGCGACGGGCCTCGGCGCCCTGGCTGCCGGGACCTCGTCCGTCGGCACAGCCCAGTCCGACGGGGCGCCCTCGTCCCCGGAGACGGAATCCGGCGGCCCTGGACGCGTTGGGAACATCTCCTCGTACATCGAGGACCCCACAGTCTTCGAACAGGGGCGCGAACCGACCCACGCCACGGCCGCCATCCCGTACGGGTCCGTCCGGCAGGCGCGCGACTCGGACGAGCGGTTCACCCCCCTCGAGGAGCGGTTCGCGGGGTCCGACTACTTCCGGAGCCTGAACGGGGAGTGGGAGTTCCGCTTCTACGAGCGCCCGGACGACCGACCCGGGGAGTACGCCGACGGGGACTGGGAGTCCATCGACGTCCCGAGCGTCTGGCAGACCGAGGGGTACGACCAGTACATCTACGCGAACACGCCCATCACGTGGACCGAGTACGACCCGCCGCTCGAGGGCGAACTCGACCCCAGGGCCGAGGGCGGCGTCGACGTCCCCGACACGAACCCGACCGGGACGTACCGGCGCTCGTTTAGCGTCCCCGACGACTGGGACGGCCGGGAGGTCTTCCTCCACTTCGAGGGGGTCAAGCAGGCGTACTTCGTCTGGGTCGACGGCGAGTACGTCGGCTTCCAGCAGGGGCCGATGACCCCCGGCGAATTCGACATCACCGAGCACGTCTCCGCCGGGAGCGACCACGAGGTCACGGTCCAGGTGTATCGCTTCTCCGACGGCGAGGCGATCGAGACCATCGACATGTTCCGCTACGCCGGGATCTACCGGAGCGTCTACCTCTTCTCCACGCCGTCGGTCCACCTCCGCGACTTCCACGTCCGGTCGGGCCTCGACGACGACTACGAGGACGGCCACCTCCGCATCGACGCCGAACTGGCGAACTTCACGGGCGAGCCGCAGGGCTCCTACACCGTCCGCGCCCACCTGTTCGAGGGCGAGGAGCCGTCCGGCCCGGGGGCGTCGGAGGACTCGTCGAGGGATGGCCCGTCCGACGAGCCGGTGGCGACGCTGTCGACCACGACGACGGTCGGACCCGACGGCGACGCGGTGACGATGGAGACCGACGTCCGGGATCCCGCGAAGTGGTCGGCCGAACACCCGAACCTCTACACCGTCGTGCTGGAACTGCTCCCGTCCGGGGGGTCGCCGACCGAGGCGATGCTCGACAAGGTCGGCTTCCGCTCGTTCGAGGCGACGCGGGGGGAGCCCGGGGCACGCGTCCTCGTCAACGGCGAACCGGTGAACGTCAGGGGGACCAACCGCCACGAGACCGATCCCGACACCGGGCGGACGGTCCCCGTCGAGACGATGCGGACCGACCTGGAGCTGATGAAGCGGTTCAACCTCAACGCGGTGCGCACCTCCCACTACCCCAACGACCCGACGTTCCTCCGGCTGGCTGACGAGTACGGGGTGTACGTCCAGGACGAGGTCTGCGTCGAGAGCCACTGGTTCGAGGACCTGCTGGCCTCGACGGACGCCTACCACGACCAGGCGGTCGCACGCTTCCGGCGCATGCTGCTGCGCGACCGCAACCACGCCTCGATCTTCTCGTGGTCGACCGGGAACGAGGCGGGGACGGGCGACGAGCACCTGGCGATGGCCGCGCTGGCCGCGGACTCGCCCGAGCACATCCCCGAGGACACGAGCGACGTCACTGGCGTCGGGCCGGTCGAGTCCTACTCGGGGGGCGTCGAGGGACTCGCACCCGACCAACTGCTGTACCACCAGCCGAACGGCGGCGGGTGGGACGTCGAGTACAGCGACATGCTCGGACCGCGCTACCCCGACCTCGACGGCCTCCTCTCGGTCGCCGACGGCTCCGGCATCGGCGACGGCGAGCGCCCGGTCGTGATGGGCGAGTACAACCACGCGATGGGCAACAGCCTCGGCCTCGTCCACCGCATGTGGGACGAGCACATCCAGCCGCCGGTCCGTCGGGCACGCGACGGGACGGGCGAGGGACCCGACGGCGTCCTCGTCGGCTCGCCGACCGTCGAAGCCGGCCGGGAGGGCGGCGCGGTCACGCTGGGGGACGGAGACCACATCGAGGTCGAACGGGCGGACCTCGACCGCTCTCCCTCGTTCACGTTCGCCGTCACCTCCACGGGGGTCGGGCCGAACACGACCCGCGAGCTCCTGTCCGCGGGCGGGCGGGACGTGCTCGCGGTCGACCAGGGACGGCTCGTCGTCGGCACCGGGGGGCGGGCGACGTCGGCCGACCTCCCGGGGCTCTCGGCCGACGAGTGGCACACGCTCGTCCTCGTGGTCACGGACGACGGGCTCCGCGTCTACTTCGACGGCGAGCGGGTGGTCGCGACCGACCGCGCGCCCCGTGGGTTCCTCCGCGGACGCGCCCCGCTCCGACTCGGCGGCGCCGGCCCCGCGTCCGACGACGGGTCGGGGGGCGAGGCGTCGATCACCGTCGACGCGGTTCATGCGTTCGACCGTGCGCTGTCGGCCGAGGAGGCGGCCGACCCCGCCTCCGTCGAGGACGGCGCGGTGCTGCGCTACACGTTCGACGGACTGCTCCGCGACCGGAGCCTCGGCGGCGGGTTCGTCTGGGACTGGGTCAACCAGGACGTGACCCGGACGACGACCGTCGACGGCGAGTCGGTCGAGTACGGGTTCTACGACGGCAACCCGTTCTGTCTGAACGGGCTGGTCTGGTCCGACCGCCGCACCCAGCCCGAACTCGACCAGCTCAAGCACAGCCACCAACCCGTCAAGGTCGCGCCCACGGGGCGACTCGCCGAGGGCGACGTCTACATCACGAACCACTTCTCCTTCACCGACCTGAGCGCGCTCGACGGGCGCTGGGAGCTCGTCGCCGACGACGAGACGGTGGACGAGGGGACGCTCGACCTCGACCTCGCCCCGGGCGAGACCCGGCGCGTCTCGGTCCCGTTCGAGTCGCCCGAGGAGCCCGATCCCGGCGTGGAGTACCGGCTGAACGTCTCGTTCGTCGATCCCGAGGCGAGGGCGTACGCGGAGGCCGGCCACCGGGTCGCCCGCGACCAGCTCGACGTGCCCGTCGACGCGCCGGACGCGCCGACGGTCGACCCCGCGGAGCTCCCCGCGCTGTCGACCTCGGAGGACGACGGGTCGGTCGGCGTCGCCGGGGACGGGTTCGAGTACACGTTCGACCGCGACGCCGGGACGCTCTCCTCGATGCGGTACGAGGGGGCCGAGCTGCTGGACGCCGGCCCGCTGTTCGACGCCTGGCGCGCCCCCATCATGAACGAGGTGCAGGCGTGGGGGAGCGAACAGGCGTCGAGCTGGGAGGAGGCGGGACTGGACTCGCTGGACCACCAGGTCGACTCGGTGAACGTCTCACAGCCCGCGGACGCGCTCGTCCGCGTCGACGTGACCGGGTTCGCACAGGGGCGCGGCCCGCGGACCACGCTGACGACGCCCGACGGGACGGGCGGTAGCGACGGGATCGTCCACGGCGACCCCGAGCGCGTCGACGGCCGGTCCGGGCTGGCGCTCGCGCTCGACGGCGAGGACGACTACGTCGACGCGGGGAGCGGGTCGGGGGTGAACTTCACCAGCCCCGGGTTCACGATCAGCGCGACGTTCGGGGGCGTCGAGACGGGCGATCACAACCCCCTCGTCACCAAGGGCGACCACCAGTACGGGCTGAAGGTCAACGGGAGCGACTTCGAGCTGTTCGTCTACTCGGACGGCTGGCACACCGTGCGGGCACCCGTCCCGGACGACCTCGGTGATGACTGGCATACCCTCACGGGTGTCTGTACGGCGGACGAGCTCCGGCTCTACCTCGACGGGGAGCAGGTCGGGTCGAGCGCCTACGAGCCGTCCGGCGTCAACGGGACCGAGTTCCCGGTCCACGTCGGCCACAACTCCGAGAACACCGGCCGCTACACGGCGACGACAATCGACTCCGCGCGGCTGTACGACCGAGCGTTGACGGCCGACGAGGTCGCGGACGGTTTCGACTCGCCGCCCGAGAGCGCCGTCCGCTGGTACGAGTTCGACGAGTTCGAGGAGAGTCAGTCCTCCGAGCGCGGCGCGGGCTTCTGGACGGCGTACAGCTACGCGGTGTTCGGCAGCGGCGACGTGACCGTCGGCGTCGACGCGGACCCGAACGACGAGCTCCGGAGGATCGTCACCGACTACCTCCCGAAGGTGGGGCTCCGGATGGAGCTCCCCGAGGAGTTCTCCGAGTTCGAGTGGTACGGCCGCGGGCCGCTGGAGACGTACCCCGACCGGAAGTGGGGCGTCGACGTCGGTCGGTACGCCGGGTCGGTCGAGGACCAGTACGTCCCCTACCTGCCGCCGACGGACAACGGGAACAAGGCCGACACGCGCTGGGCGGCGCTCTCGAACGGCGAGGTGGGTCTGCTCGGCGCCGCGACCGACGAGTCGATGAACGTGAACCTCGAGCAGTGGGCCAACCTCGCCGAGGCCGACTACCAGCACGAACTGGAACCGCGGGGCTCCGTCGGGTTCGACCTCGACCACCGCGTCTCCGGCGTCGGCGGCACCCCCGTCGAACCGTACGACGAGTACCAGGTGCAACCGGAAGCGGCGACGTTCGAGTTCCACCTCCGACCGTTCGCCGCCGGGGAGGCAGACCCGATGGACCTGGCGAACCGACGGTTCCCGGCGAGCCACGGGTAG
- a CDS encoding outer membrane protein assembly factor BamB family protein, producing the protein MPSRRSLLATIGTASVAGLGGCSSNSGYDRAAKDAGDATDWPTAGHDRQHTRYIPDGTGPRSGVTERWRVETGRHTAEPIVAGETAFVTVSHDVLALDIETGEERWSVAPENRVAVYWAPPAVHDGTAYVAGDRMVRAFDVETGEQRWVHESSRHTTAPPIVSGSGTSLLVGTGETIVRLDGETGAVEWERRLFGQIQGIAGTQSVPFVVATEAGDVYALSPSTGDGFWRTALPDYCQCGPTTVGGRTFVGCFDGNLYALGRRGQIEWTTEIGGFAKGGIGVADGTVYVDGGRTLHALSADSGEKRWHVDVGTTGDHPPVIVGDTVYTGGDRLRALKPDGGIGTDGFRVEPARFTAEVGTHVGQLSAANGSLYAAVSQGRGDEQRTSLVRLDPA; encoded by the coding sequence ATGCCCTCCAGACGGTCCCTCCTCGCGACAATCGGAACCGCCAGCGTAGCCGGATTGGGCGGCTGCTCGTCGAACAGCGGGTACGATCGAGCGGCCAAGGACGCCGGCGACGCGACCGACTGGCCGACGGCCGGCCACGACCGCCAGCACACTCGGTACATTCCCGACGGGACGGGCCCCCGGTCGGGCGTGACGGAACGCTGGCGGGTCGAGACCGGAAGGCACACCGCCGAACCCATCGTTGCCGGGGAGACGGCCTTCGTGACGGTCAGCCACGACGTGCTGGCACTCGATATCGAGACCGGCGAGGAACGGTGGTCGGTCGCGCCCGAGAACCGGGTTGCCGTGTACTGGGCGCCACCGGCAGTACACGACGGCACCGCGTACGTCGCCGGGGACAGGATGGTCCGCGCGTTCGACGTCGAGACCGGCGAGCAGCGGTGGGTGCACGAGTCGAGTAGACACACCACCGCGCCGCCGATCGTCAGCGGGTCCGGGACCTCACTGCTCGTCGGCACGGGCGAGACGATCGTCAGACTCGATGGAGAGACTGGAGCTGTGGAGTGGGAGCGCCGGTTGTTCGGTCAGATCCAGGGGATCGCGGGTACCCAGTCGGTGCCGTTCGTGGTGGCGACTGAAGCTGGTGACGTCTACGCACTCAGCCCGAGCACTGGTGATGGCTTCTGGCGCACGGCGTTGCCGGACTACTGCCAGTGTGGCCCGACCACCGTCGGTGGGCGAACCTTCGTCGGCTGCTTCGACGGCAACCTGTACGCACTCGGAAGGCGGGGACAGATCGAGTGGACCACGGAGATCGGCGGCTTCGCGAAAGGTGGCATCGGCGTCGCCGACGGGACGGTGTACGTAGACGGTGGACGGACACTCCACGCCCTCTCAGCCGATAGCGGGGAGAAACGGTGGCACGTCGACGTCGGGACCACCGGCGACCACCCACCGGTCATCGTCGGCGACACGGTCTACACCGGCGGCGACCGGCTCCGGGCGCTCAAACCGGATGGGGGAATCGGGACGGACGGTTTCCGCGTCGAACCCGCGCGGTTCACCGCCGAGGTGGGGACCCACGTCGGTCAGCTCTCCGCGGCGAACGGTTCGCTGTACGCGGCCGTCAGCCAGGGGAGGGGCGACGAACAGCGCACGTCGCTGGTTCGACTCGACCCCGCGTAG
- a CDS encoding glycoside hydrolase family 3 N-terminal domain-containing protein, translating into MTLREKAAQLGSVNAAKLLDDGELDREAAEELLSEGIGHLTRIGGEGSLSPTDAARITNELQEILGETRLGVPAIPHEECLSGYMGPEGTTFPQSIGMASTWEPDLMAEVTEQIRSEMEAIGTVHALSPVLDVARDLRWGRVEETFGEDPYLVAAMACAYVSGLQGDSVEEGISATLKHFVAHGVSEGGKNRASVNLGERELRETHLYPYEAAIRRSGVESVMNAYHDIDGIPCASSEWLLTDVLRGELGFEGTVVSDYYSVEFLRSEHGVAADEREAGVQALEAGIDVELPATDCYGEHLVEAVENGELAEETLDESVRRVLRMKLRKGVLEDPTVDADAAADAFGTDEATALTERAARESQVLLKNEGDLLPLDDVDTLAVVGPKADDVQEMMGDYAYPAHYPEEEVSVDATTPLEAIRVRAGVGVDVPYEEGCTTTGPDTSGFDAAADVAADADVALAFVGARSAVDFLDADEADATNPSLPTSGEGSDVTDLGLPGVQQELLVRLHGTGTPLVVVVVSGKPHSIEWVAEEVPAVLQAWLPGEEGGTAIADVLFGDYNPSGHLPVSVPRSVGQLPVHYSRRPNSATNDHVYTGSAPLYPFGHGLSYTEFDYDDLELAADRVDPAGTVAASVTVTNVGDCAGRDVVQLYVRPESPDQARPVQELKGFERVALDAGESKRVTFELPASLLAYHDRDMNLVVHEGSYELRIGRSAADVVATETVDVSESKVVPRNGRAYFAETHVEDA; encoded by the coding sequence TCTCCCCGACCGATGCCGCCCGGATCACGAACGAGTTACAGGAGATCCTCGGCGAGACGCGACTGGGTGTCCCGGCGATCCCGCACGAGGAGTGCCTGAGCGGCTACATGGGCCCCGAGGGGACGACGTTCCCCCAGTCGATCGGGATGGCGAGCACGTGGGAGCCCGACCTGATGGCCGAGGTTACCGAGCAGATCAGGTCCGAGATGGAGGCGATCGGGACGGTCCACGCGCTCTCACCCGTGCTGGACGTCGCGCGCGATCTCCGGTGGGGGCGCGTCGAGGAGACGTTCGGTGAGGACCCGTACCTCGTCGCGGCGATGGCCTGCGCGTACGTCTCAGGGCTCCAGGGCGACTCGGTCGAGGAGGGCATCTCGGCGACGCTGAAGCACTTCGTCGCCCACGGCGTCTCCGAGGGCGGGAAGAACCGCGCCTCGGTCAATCTCGGCGAACGGGAGCTCCGCGAAACGCACCTGTACCCGTACGAGGCCGCGATCCGGAGGTCGGGCGTGGAGTCGGTGATGAACGCCTACCACGACATCGACGGCATCCCCTGCGCGAGTTCCGAGTGGCTGCTGACCGACGTGCTCCGCGGCGAGCTGGGGTTCGAGGGGACGGTCGTCTCCGACTACTACAGCGTGGAGTTTCTGCGGAGTGAGCACGGCGTCGCGGCCGACGAGCGCGAGGCCGGCGTGCAGGCACTCGAGGCCGGCATCGACGTCGAACTCCCGGCCACCGACTGCTACGGCGAGCACCTCGTCGAGGCGGTCGAGAACGGCGAACTCGCCGAGGAGACGCTCGACGAGAGCGTCCGGCGCGTCCTCCGGATGAAGCTCCGGAAGGGCGTCCTCGAGGACCCGACCGTCGACGCGGACGCCGCGGCCGACGCGTTCGGAACCGACGAGGCGACGGCGCTCACCGAGCGCGCCGCGCGCGAGTCGCAGGTCCTGCTGAAGAACGAGGGCGACCTCCTCCCGCTCGACGACGTGGACACCCTCGCCGTGGTCGGCCCCAAGGCGGACGACGTCCAGGAGATGATGGGCGACTACGCCTATCCCGCACACTACCCGGAGGAGGAGGTGTCGGTCGACGCGACGACGCCCCTCGAAGCCATCCGAGTGCGTGCAGGAGTCGGGGTCGACGTCCCGTACGAGGAGGGGTGTACGACGACCGGTCCGGATACGAGCGGCTTCGACGCGGCCGCGGACGTCGCGGCCGACGCCGACGTCGCGCTCGCGTTCGTCGGCGCCCGCTCCGCCGTCGACTTCTTGGACGCCGACGAGGCGGACGCGACCAACCCGAGCCTCCCCACCAGCGGCGAAGGGTCGGACGTGACCGACCTCGGCCTGCCGGGCGTCCAGCAGGAGCTCCTCGTACGGCTCCACGGGACGGGTACGCCGCTCGTCGTCGTCGTCGTCAGCGGCAAGCCCCACTCCATCGAGTGGGTCGCCGAGGAGGTACCGGCCGTCCTCCAGGCGTGGCTCCCCGGCGAGGAGGGCGGCACGGCCATCGCCGACGTGCTGTTCGGCGACTACAACCCGAGCGGCCACCTCCCGGTGTCGGTTCCCCGGTCGGTCGGGCAGCTCCCCGTCCACTACAGCCGCCGACCCAACTCGGCGACCAACGACCACGTGTACACGGGGAGCGCGCCGCTGTACCCGTTCGGTCACGGGCTGAGCTACACCGAGTTCGACTACGACGACCTCGAACTCGCGGCCGACCGCGTCGACCCGGCCGGGACGGTAGCGGCGAGCGTCACGGTCACGAACGTCGGCGACTGCGCCGGGCGCGACGTCGTCCAGCTGTACGTCCGCCCCGAGTCGCCCGACCAGGCCCGCCCGGTTCAGGAGCTGAAGGGCTTCGAGCGCGTGGCGCTCGACGCCGGCGAATCGAAGCGCGTGACGTTCGAGCTCCCCGCCTCCCTGCTCGCGTACCACGACCGCGACATGAACCTCGTCGTCCACGAGGGCTCGTACGAACTGCGCATCGGCCGCTCTGCCGCGGACGTCGTCGCGACGGAGACGGTCGACGTGAGCGAGTCGAAGGTCGTGCCGCGCAACGGGCGCGCCTACTTCGCCGAGACTCACGTCGAGGACGCCTGA